tcttctctggatgtaggttgtctctttctctcaaacaacgcaggtcctgtcgtgcttcaaatctgtccttaggctttccatacacacccataaagcctagcaggttcacacaaagattcttcatcaggtgcatcacgtcgatcgagctatggacctccaggacttgccaatagggtaggtcccaaaatatggacttcttccacatgggtgcgtgaccgttagcgtcttttggaataggttggcttccatgtccttttccaaagatgactttcacatcattgaccatatcgagtacatcctcaccggttcggttgcgaggcttggtcaggtggtctgccttccctttaaaatgcttgcctttctttcttacggggtgatttgcaggaagaaatcgacgatggccaaggtacacgacctttcgacattttttcaagaatacacctctaatatcaccgaagcagtgtgtgcatgcattatatcccttgtttgattgtcctgaaagattacttagagcaggccaatcattgattgttacgaacaacaatgctcgcagatcaaagtgttcctgtttgtactcatcccacacacgtacaccttctttattccacaaaatgagaagttcgtcaataagtggtctcaggtacacatcgatgtcattgccaggttgcttcaggccttggatgagcacaggcatcataatgaatttccgcttcatgcataaccaaggaggaatgttgtagatacttagagtaacaggctaagtgctatgactactgttctgctctccaaaaggattgataccatctgtacttaaagcaaaccttaagtttcttgcgtcatttgcaaactctaggaattctctgtcgattgctctccactgggacccatcagcagggtgtctcaacatattgtctaccttacagtcttctttgtgccatcgtaacaattttgcatgttttttgtttctgaatagacgtttcaagcgtggtattataggagcataccacataaccttggtagggattttcttacgcggacattcgccctcaacatcaccagggtcatctcgcctgatcttataccgcgacgcatggcataccgggcatgcatccaatttctcgtactctttgccacggtacaggatgcagtcattaggacatgcatgtatcttctctatttctagccccataggacagacaacttgttttgcttcgtaggtagtggcgggcaattcattgtacttcgaaagcatcttcttttggatttttagtaactctccaaatcccttgtcagatacaccattctttgccttccattgcagcaattctagtgtggttcccaactttttctgccctgcatcacaagttgggtacaacaatttcttgtgatcttctagcatccgctcgaacttgatcttctccttttcactttcacattctctttgtgcgtcacgaatgacctgacaaagatcatcagccggctcatcttctgcagctacctcttctttagcttctcccattgcagtatcattgaagcacgcaccatcaggaataatatcattgtcgtcccattgttcttcttcaccttcttccattacaacaccggtttcttcgtgctttgtccaacaaatatagtttggcatgaaacccgacttgaacaagtgtgaatgaagagtccttgagcaaggatattccactatattcttacatatggcacatgggtagcacatgaaaccgtcgcgtttgtttgcctcggccgcacgtaacaaagaatgcacgccgtcaatgaactcttgggagcggcgatcagcattatatatccaatgacggctcatctgcattacatgacataaatatcatattaaaacctagatcataattaattatttatacaacatgcgtgccaccacaaaagatacaaatttatgaaagcatcgctacaatgtagacaatcccaactaccactaaaagaactaaagctaaaatacatttcaggagcacaaggatttcgcgaccaatctcaactaaaacagacagatcccccgattgtgcaacatttttgggcttcttcggctggatcactgcctcattagccgtcgtatctgcctgttgtgcaagatatttttgcacgagttcaacatactcttcctcccagtagaagcctgaacatcgtccactgccatcccactgaaattaaaacaaaaaattagaactttaatcacaaccatcatgaaaataggtataaactaaccataatcattaaatacgataaaataactcacattgcgatccggacacttgtagaagatacgatccttgttgggaccctccttcttcactcggtactccatcacaatcttcgtctcatcacgacacttgccgcatggaatgagaggaaggcccgacctaagtcgctttggaaacccatgagaggccgaggacctggaagcagttgccatctactctctatactcattttttaatacactataaatttctccttttataaacaaataaaattaacaaactataaaattatctagatctctaaacaatgatatttttaatggtcattgtgttctcgtcttttactgcggcaggtaagtaattcacatgatatttctgcaaattaacagaagaatgggagtgtacacacataacagactactatgacgatatcgggacgtgtgaataaataaccatccgtactagttgaccttgcttacgtgatcatctcggcgagcatttctccaccggacggcaccgtacttggccacggaagagctccaattctacgaggaagggaacacggtcttccacgaccgttgccgctctccctcatagaatcaaagctcctccttgacgtccattaccgctcggcagagaacatgctcgccgaaatgaacacggtccactagttcaactagtacggattttctataattttctaactattttctaagtttttatttatatatactatgtttaggtacggtgattgacagactactgcgacgatatcgggacatgtgaataaataaccatccgtactagttgaccttgcttacgtgatcatctcggcgagcatttctccaccggacggcaccgtacttggtcaaggaagagctccgattctacgaggaagggaacacggtcttccacgaccgttgtcactctccctcgtagaatcaaagctcctccttgacgtccgttaccgctcggcagagaatatgctcgccgagctgaacatggtccgcaagttcaactagtacggatttgctataattttttaactattttctaagtttatatttatatatactttaaccttctttcatgtaaatatgcaagcttgaagtgattttgagctcaaattgcttacaaatgaaaaaaaccacaataaagaaccataaatatatatagtgaacaaaatggcataagaaaatggtgaaaaatgagagtatgagattggtaatctttacaactgaagaatcgacggaggaatcgaagaaatcgatggaggaatcgaagaatggatggagggaggaagcaagaacactactgcagtgagcttcaaaatgtgctgagctcgggctcagggaggaaggaggagacggccgatttataaagggagaacatttagtcccggttgatggatccaaccgggactaaaggtaactttctaaccccgggcgcagccacggcctgggagtagacctttactcccggttggagccaccaaccgggagtaaaagtatacctttagtcccggttggtggctcaaaccgggactaaaggtccctgccacctctgtctggcgcagtagccgttgggcagggacctttagtcctggttggatccaccaaccgggactaaaggtatctctagtcccgggcgcaaaaaattctaggactagagcccattttggccgaggatcaaaggtctattctctactagtgaagAAAGACAAAGACCCCTTGGGACTGGTCGAACAAACCCaaaaactatatggattggctgcCAGGAATATGGattcggtcaccagctgacccatgccagaCCTCCACGAACGGGAAGCCAAGGACCCATGATTCGTCCATCAAagaaaacatggcatggctcagcctctccattttattaaaaaaaatgcttgagggagacGACCATAAGACAagctgacccctcgaccggacccttGCTACTCGCGGGGGCTcaggggaagttggactcgcaaggagatcgAATACGCGGTCACATGACAATGGCggatcgatcggatcctagggagtgATCGGAATCAAGAGAGATCTTTTCCGACCCTCGAATCCCACAGCTACATGCTCCCGAAGAGTCCGAACGCGACGTAAAGGAATCACGACCCTACCAAGATATTGCACGGCCCACAAAGGGAGATCATGACCCTCAGAATCCTTCCGTCTAAAAAAGCCTTTGAAGGAGTATCCTAttcctccgcaggctcgggggctactgtcggatatcagtattagggatacctagaAGAAGGAAACTGATGGCCGCAAACACTAACTCACCCAGATGGTCAAGAGTGTATTtttgtctcgcccaaccccaaagGTGCGGGTTCTATCacgcccgaccccaagggtgtGGGCTCTGTGTCACCCATCCCCGAGGGCACAGGCTCCGTcacgcccgaccctgagggcacgggccCCGTCTCTCCAGACCCCTCGGGCGTGGCCTCCATCATGACTTACCCCGAgggcgcgagctccgtctcgctcggTCTCGACGGCACGGGCTCTGTCGCGCCAGACCCCTTGGGTGCATACttcgcctcgccagacccctcgaaggaggattttgcctcgcccgacagggtccgtaccgcctccaaccactgcGTCTCTAAGAGTACGAActcagggtcaaacttctgacaccagaaagggagtaggcacgtcttgacgtgacccatggccatgacggggcATACCTAAGGACTCACGTTgccaacagtgtcgggcgtgccggcgcTATGCTATCTAATCCCCGTATGACTTCGGACGGGGGTATCTACCAACCATGCCGCCCGCCAGGATAGAATGGAGCGCCACGACCAGCTGATGATGCCTGCATATAGCGCTAGTGATGAACAGGGTCgcgatgtggagccatccccgtcATCATCTACAAGACCGATGGGACCCGCGTAAAAGGAGATGAAGGGCGCCGTGACCCcagaggccttcttcctccttgcttttctctctctctctctctttctttcatgtAACCTAcgtcttccccttcatctataaaaggagaagcagaacGCCCCATGACGGGCGAAGGAAAAGGAGCTGAATGAGACTCGACTCCCTTCGACCcgttcaccagagacttgggacttgctccctctctcgcccgtttgttacccctactacaaactagtgccggtaacacgagcagcagcagattgGATGTAGCAACATtgtgcccaaaccagtataaattcttgtgtcctccgagcacagcatccgggccagacgcacatatcacaaatttactagtcggtgattTGAAACACCAACATGTAGGCTCAAATGCTTTGACACGGTTGAACTGCGGTAAGCGCTTTTAGTAGATCAAGTTTTATCATTAGAATTTGAGTTGTTAAATTATGCTTAATAAGCTCTAGTTTCCACATGATCATAAAAATGGCAATATGACAATAATGATTAAACATGAGCATCAACATCATAGTAAAATAAGAATGCATATTTCTGTGAGTTTTCcaagccgctcgtgaccatgaacACGGCTGTTATAACTGTTTTTAATagtctacagaggttgtacatctttacccatgagccgtgatttaccctttcgcctgaggtgatcagcctcttgacccattaccaaggaaggttggcagggttcgccataaagtctttcaaaggttcatctaacaagttagtagcCATTATAGGTTTCCAATCGGCAAGGgaatatagagccccccttccaaTGGCACATTCCACGCAGGCTATACACatagggacagaggccgcactatactcaGCTCGGCAAGCCTCTTTTTGTGCCCTTTCGAGTAacaactaacaagctagaaaaggtccttctaCTGATccaaagccaaagccatgtagcactcatagttgtactgtaaatcCTGGATTTtgctgacagataagtccttatgattccatgttgctaaaaagcacattttaaacatcattgcatatgccattagCCAATATCATGGAGCTTTCATCATTAACTAGAGCAACTAgcaaaactacccatatgcataaaaCCAGTAGGTAACAAGGAATAGGGTAACAAAAGTATACTTGGTAAGGTCCTTAATGTTTCATCATATtggacacatgcacatgaaaagaTGATTATAATGTTattaggtaacaaggagcctcatgttatacttgccttaacactTGCTCAAACTTTCTCATACTTTGCTTCTGATCATCACCTTCTGATCTTTAGCACTCATAAATGATTCTTGTTCTACTCGTAGCAAGCACCAcgcataggcaaacatacaagcaataaaaGAAAGCAACTAAGAACAGTACACCACACAAGGTAAAAACAACGTACTAAGAAGAGCTAGTTCTACGATCACGAGAAATGCCGAGAATGGAGCTATAATTAAAACAAGGGCTACCAAAAAGTTTATGTTATAAAAAGAAAGCAACTACGAGAATGATTTATGTGAATTATGAAGAACTACGTGAGTAACATTTATTCAGATGAAACAAAGCATATTTAAACTTGAAAACCGAGtcgaagctaatcatattttattttgtaaATGCTATGACCTAATTTATTAAGCAAGTTATTAAGCTTTATCTTTGCAAAAGCaataaacatgtgagagcatctaATTCGAATTTTGTACAAATGTGTTTAAACTGAGTATAATTAGAACACAtttaagttaacaattaatcatattaacatGTTATGTATAATCCACGagatataaaacctatattgcttttaattataaaactaattacagacatattaatcaatttaatatttaactATATATGGAAAATAACACGTGACATGAAAACATTAGCACTACTGCATAGAGCATGACGACATGAATCTAATGCAACCGAAACGGAGCGAAGCGGAGTTAAAACAAACAAACGGCAAAGATTACGAACCAGTGGCACTCTCATAAATAAGTCATCTTCTTCCTTGTGATGGTCTGCACGTACAGAACATGGCCACCGTGGCCCTGGAGGAGCTGCACACTGTGCACGCAAGGGAGGGGCCTCGGCCTAGGCGTCTCTGCCTGCCGGCAAGACGGCAGCGCCAGTCCACGTGGGGCCCTAGGAGGAGGGGCCGGGCTGGAGCCTGCGGCTCCGGCTGTGCCGGCGTGCACAGGGCCTGCCCCTACCCTGCCACCGCGCGCAGGAGGCGCGACGAGAGGGAGGCCAGGCGGGTGAGGCGGGTCCGACGGGGCTGCGGATCGGCAGAGGCGTGAGGCCGTGGTGGTGATCGCGGCCATGGACGAGGGTGGCCTGAAATAGAGGAAGGAGGAAGCCTTCCATGGATGACCTCGCCGGAAAAGAGGGAGAAAGGTTAGGGAAATTATCAAACGGGTATGGATTCGTCAAAAGAAAGACATTACGACGTAGAGAAGATCGAGCCGAACCTTCTGGCGGTGTCTTTTCTTTTGGGGGCCACCAGAGATGGCCGGAAAACCTCACCGAAGATTGCCGGAAAATTTCGCCGTGCAAACTTCGGCGCTAATGTAGGGAGCTAGGGATGGCGGCTTGGGATGGCATTTTTAGATCTGGAATGAGTGCGTCCAGTAGAACACcggcatgtatatatacgtaggGTTAAGGGTCGGAAAAAAAAGGTATTTTTGCTATTTTTGGAATTTCCACAAAATTATTTTGAGCTTAAAAACAATTCTAGAAAAAGCTGAAATCGTTTTAAGTCTTTGAAAAATAATCCTAAAACTCCAAAAAAATTCAAGGAAAACTTGTAGAGATAGATTGAGATATGATGAGTCCGAATAAAGTAGTTGGAGCCCATGAAAAGGGATTTTAGAGCATTCAAAAATTGAATTTTGCTCTACGAAAAATGGGAAAAGGTTCCCGGAAAATCCGAAAATTTCCCAGGAAGGACTAGACGACGTTTAAACGTGTTTTTAAAACTTatcattctcaaaagcacaaaacTCAAGCCACAAGCAAACTATCACATCAAGCAAAAGCCCGTCAAATTAATTTAGAAAAATTGGAAAACCACACTTTTTTATCTAAATTGGCTAAAACTTAAATTGATCTTGTCAAGTTTTATACAAATATTTAaaccatttattttatttagtgttttgtattcaaacccaaaatcagaaattatGGGGTGTGACATAAGACCTTGTCAAACACTATATTATTCGGAGTTAGCCATAACGCCCAACAAATTGTACTTGCTCCCACAAGAATCTGATATTTCAGTTTCCTATTTATCCCTTCCAACCAACTAGTAAACAAATTATGTACGCTAGTTGGAGGTTTTAAATTAAAGGAAACATGGACAGTTCTCCACATGAATTTAGCAAAATGGCATTCAATGACAATAACTTTAAGGAACCATTCAACAATATATAGTTGTATGGAGTTAGTGCCTTAGGATGCAATGGCGCACACGAAGACATGACACAATTACAATGGCATAAATAAAAGATACTTTAAAATTTTATTTTTGAATATAAATCTAAATGTGTCATAAGAAAAGTCTAGCTACTCGTGCTAGCTATTTGTGTGGACTGTCTGGTCCGTCTTGCTAGTTAAAGGACATATTGTACGTTGTGTTATTTAAATCTTTAGTTCGTCTCAAAAGAATTGCAAAGTTCAGTTCACGAATTGTTAGGCAGAAGCTACCTGCCTTTGCAATAGTAATGATTCCAAGACGTTGAGTAGTTTAAAACATCATGGTTTAATTAGCCGTTGGTACCGGCACTTAattatctatgtatatatgtaatAACCTATTTATCGAAAGAACAATGGTGAACATAAAAAATTGTGAAGTAGTAATAAGCGTAATAAGCGTACTAGTCAAACACAATTTTATTTGTTAATTATTCTCATCGGATGTATATAGTGGATGATAGCATATACTGAACCAAGCAATGGAACGATGATACCCAATAAGTGGAATGTTTCAAGATAAAAGACAAAGAATAAAATGATGAACTGTACGTAACGACCTAATTCGGTGCATCTTTGTTTGTCTAAAATAATAGAGTTGAGAAAATTTGAGCTAGATGCATGCTTGAGTGTGTGGTTGTAAGTTGTAACTACATGCACACCAGCTGGAGCTGGCTACTGAGTACGGAAATATAATTGCTTAGGCTCTGTTTGGCTTACCCAGAagctggcttgttcggcttcatTTTTCAACAGAAACgacatttttctctcacaataatttagcCAGAATAATGTTTTTCattcagtttcagccaagtttcagcaagccgaacagaCCATAGAAACAGTACTAGTGCTAAGCAGACATGCAGATATCGATCATTAATTAAATAAACAACTATCAAGTCAACCTCTGGTCGTTGCGATCGTCGTTGGAACAGTGTTTGTTCGTTTCGATATGGGATGATGGGATAaccatgcatgcaatgcaatgcattTCTCTTGGAATAATCTAATATCAGATTCTTTGCCGGCCGTCTCCTCCAGCTCGACCCTAACCCTAGCTAGCTATATAAGCACCACCATTGCTGCAGACATTCCTCACCTCCAAGCTCCAAACTTGTCTAGTGTCTACAGTCTCTACCTATCTCTAGTACGTAGCAGCATCTGGGACTGGCATCGATCGCCGGTCGTTTCTGAGCAAGATGGGGAAACGTTTCCTCCACCAGTTGCTCGCCGTTGTCCTTGCACTCTTCATCTCGCCGGCGAGATCGGGCGACTGGCTTCCGGCCACGGCCACGTTCTACGGCGGCGCTAATGGCTCCGACACAATGGGTAACAACCTAGCTGTCTTTGTCTTTGTCTTTGTGATCGTGAATCGTGATGATCAGttccagcatgcatgcatgcacgcacgtaCTGCAAAGTCAAGCATACACGACGTCTGTATATGGGCTTTGATCGATGAGCAcgaacatatgcatgcatgcagatggCGCGTGCGGGTACAGCGACCTGTACGAGCAGGGCTACGGCGTGAATAACGCGGCACTGAGCACGGCGCTCTTCAACGACGGCGGGTCGTGCGGACAGTGCTACGTCATCATCTGCGACAGCAGCAAGACCGGGTGGTGCAAGCCCGGCAACAACTGGGTCGTCGTCTCTGCCACCAACTTCTGCCCGCCTAACTGGGACCTACCCGCCGTCGGGGACTTCCCCGCCGGCGGCTGGTGCGGCCCGCCGCGGCCGCACTTCGACATGTCCCAGCCCGCCTGGGAGAACATCGGCATCTACAGCGCCGGCATCATCCCCGTCCTCTACCAGCGGGTCAAGTGCTGGAAGAGCGGCGGCGTGCGCTTCACCATCGCCGGCTTCAACGGCTTCTACATGGTGCTCATCACCAACGTCGCCGGCAGCGGCTCCATCCAGAGCATGGCGGTGAAGGGCACCAACACGGACTGGATCCCCATGTACAGGAACTGGGGCGCCAACTGGCACTGCCTCTCCGGCGGGCTCGTCGGCCAGGGCCTCAGCTTCGCGCTTGTCTCCACCGGCGGCCAGAACCTCGTCTTCCAGGATGTCGTGCCGGCGTGGTGGAAGTTCGGACAAACATACACCACCTACCAGAATTTCGACTACTAATAAACTATATACACTgcttcattcattcattccacgATGGAAATCACTTTATATTATTGTACAACCGCCAACTGATCATTGAGAGTATATAtatgttgtaacttgtaagtAAAATACTTGGTTATTTCCTCTTAAAAAAGTACACTTGGTTACTAgtactctatatatatatatatatatatatatatatatatatatatatatatatatatatatatatatatatatatatatatatatatatatatatatatatatatatatatatatatatatatatatatatatatatatagggagaggctattcagtagccggctacaaaataagttattctgtagccacctccatttactataattctatatactaatttaccataatgtcaatacatatttacgatagttgggttactataacacatggggatatttaccataacgttatattaaaccacttagtaaggagttactataatctcgtaaattaacatagtaattatcataactcaaagtggctacagaataagttattctgtagccagctacaggatagtagttctatatatatatatatatatatatatatatatatatatatatatatatatatatatatatatatatatcgtcctGATCACAGTTTAGTGCTCCTCTCTTCTAACAATCAAAGCGTGACGATAGCCAACTAGCGGCTTGCCCCCTCAATGGGCCGAAAACCGCCGTAGGTAAGAagggatacggagctgaaaatgctcccacggcccattaagacccaggagttcgaaggttggcctacTGACGCGTTCACAACTGCtctagggcacctttagagtgagggctggtaagggatgggcctgctagcGGCTGGTACCCAGGCGcacgagcgccacgggcatccCAACCCACGTTTGGGTCTTGGCTGGAGCACGGT
This DNA window, taken from Miscanthus floridulus cultivar M001 chromosome 13, ASM1932011v1, whole genome shotgun sequence, encodes the following:
- the LOC136502277 gene encoding expansin-A19-like yields the protein MGKRFLHQLLAVVLALFISPARSGDWLPATATFYGGANGSDTMDGACGYSDLYEQGYGVNNAALSTALFNDGGSCGQCYVIICDSSKTGWCKPGNNWVVVSATNFCPPNWDLPAVGDFPAGGWCGPPRPHFDMSQPAWENIGIYSAGIIPVLYQRVKCWKSGGVRFTIAGFNGFYMVLITNVAGSGSIQSMAVKGTNTDWIPMYRNWGANWHCLSGGLVGQGLSFALVSTGGQNLVFQDVVPAWWKFGQTYTTYQNFDY